CTGGTGTTCTCGATTGTTTGATTTTTGATGAATTTTTCAACTGGACTCGGTAATTGGTGGGCGATTGGCCTACATACTTTTGAAAGTTCCGGTTAAAACTTGAGAGATGTGAAAAACCGCATTCGTATGCAATGGACGAGACGGTGTCGTCACTACTGTGAAGCAGTTCACATGCGTTCTCCACTCTTGTCTTGTTTAAATAATCGATAAATCCCACTCCATATTTTTTCTTGAAGACGCGGCAAAAGTGGGAAGGGCTCATGCTGACCACCTCAGATACCTTTGCAAGAGAAATTCCGTTACGGAAGTTTCTCTTGATGTACGTAATGGCTTTGTTAATTCTGTGCATTGACCTGTCATTGACTTCTTCTGGGAATGCCTGAGAGTTAAGAATAGAGCGTTTGCTGCTAATCAAGAGGTCGAGCAACCCGAAGAGCCCTCCGAGAAGCCCGCAATTACTTGACTCATCAAGGTTCATCATAAGCGAACCTACTTCCGAGATTACCGCTGGATCCTGAAACTGAATGCCATAGCGGGCCTCTTCCATAAGTGTTTCTAACTGCCTTAATGCTGTCTGCCGTTGGGACGGATGAACAACTTTGAATTCCGGAAAGCAAACGTACCTGTGGTAAAAATGACATGTTCGACCATTTTGTGAAGCGGATGATTCTACGGTCCAGCAATGAGGGAGATTTGGACCGATTAAGAAGAGACTCTCATTTGAAAAGTTGAGAACTTTATTTCCAATGGACGCGCTACCCTGACTGCCAGAAAAGAAATGTAACTCATACTCGCCGCTGACTCGCCAATGTATGGAGGTGTTGTTATCGATGCAAGGCTGCGCCAGAGAGAAAACATTGCTTCGTTTGTCGATAATAGAGTTTTGATTTCCCATTTTAATACCATTTTTTATTGGTGTTTTTTATTGAAAGTGGGGAAAAATAACTTTAAATGTCAATCTATGAGATCAAAAAAAGCATATAGTCGGGATTGGGCATTCGCAAATAGGTTGTTCCTTCGGTTCTCCAGAAATCGTTGTTTATCATCTGATTTCAAAAAGGTTTTTCATTAGATTTGAATGTCTTATCGAAACCGATAAAAAAACCTAATCTTCGAGTTAAGTTTCTGTTTGATATATTGAAATAGGCAAATTTCTCTTGTTTTGTGGATGTTGTGGTCATGCCAAAGTTTCTTGCCCCAGGCTGTGTGTTGACCATGAATATTGATTATCATTGGGCATCAGTTCTATGTGAGTGAATCCTGTAAATGCTATGAATATTCGATCTTTAGAAACGTTTGTCTGGATTGCGCGGCTCGGTAGCTTTCGAGCGGCCGCTAACCGGGTGCATGCATCACAGCCCTCTGTCTCTGCCCGTATTTCCGGCCTCGAGGATCAGCTGGGCGTGGAGCTCTTCAATCGTTCTGTACGAAAAGTCACGTTAACGGCAAAGGGGAGGGAGTTTTTGATCTATGCCGAGAAGATGCTTGCCCTGCATGCTGAGATGATGCATTCGGTTGCCAAATCTACCGCGATGCAAGGCACGGTGAGGATGGGCGTTTCGGAGACCATCGCCCACTCTTGGTTGCCGCAATTGGTTGAACAAGTGAGTGGAGTTTATCCTGCTCTGAACCTTGAACTTGAAATAGACATCTCCGTCAATTTGTCTGAGAAGCTCATTGACCATGAAGTTGATATTGCCCTACTCATAGGACCGGTGACTCAACCAGGCATCCTGAATCAGAAGTTGTGTTGTTATCCGTTGATCTGGGTAGCAAGCCCTAGGTTGGGAATAGAGAATAGACGGATGTCGCTATCTGAGTTAGCGACCTGGCCG
This DNA window, taken from Marinobacter gudaonensis, encodes the following:
- a CDS encoding AraC family transcriptional regulator, translated to MGNQNSIIDKRSNVFSLAQPCIDNNTSIHWRVSGEYELHFFSGSQGSASIGNKVLNFSNESLFLIGPNLPHCWTVESSASQNGRTCHFYHRYVCFPEFKVVHPSQRQTALRQLETLMEEARYGIQFQDPAVISEVGSLMMNLDESSNCGLLGGLFGLLDLLISSKRSILNSQAFPEEVNDRSMHRINKAITYIKRNFRNGISLAKVSEVVSMSPSHFCRVFKKKYGVGFIDYLNKTRVENACELLHSSDDTVSSIAYECGFSHLSSFNRNFQKYVGQSPTNYRVQLKNSSKIKQSRTPGTSNRANRANSPEVFSNVAKLL
- a CDS encoding LysR family transcriptional regulator; this encodes MNIRSLETFVWIARLGSFRAAANRVHASQPSVSARISGLEDQLGVELFNRSVRKVTLTAKGREFLIYAEKMLALHAEMMHSVAKSTAMQGTVRMGVSETIAHSWLPQLVEQVSGVYPALNLELEIDISVNLSEKLIDHEVDIALLIGPVTQPGILNQKLCCYPLIWVASPRLGIENRRMSLSELATWPIVTYPRKTQPHTVIRSLIDPINHSTRIHSSSSLSNIIRMTIDGLGVSALPEEILEKELRSGDLIQLDVDVEMPDLEFNAAFRGGPGATVVQAISELAVDAAQR